The Prunus dulcis chromosome 3, ALMONDv2, whole genome shotgun sequence genome segment gcagctgtACCTTTTTTTGCTAGAAAAATCATTGTGGGTGTTTCAAATTGCCCCTTTGCTCAGTTGATGGTAGTGCACAGTTGCACAGTGCACAGATTgccttattttcattttcaacatttaagtaaatgtctttgtccttttactttcatttatttttatattactccatttacttaagtttaccatgtaaataaggaagtaccccctatttggattcaaataaaaatactagaaaatcaaattcctgccaaatcaaaatatggaaaatcggttttagtgcaaaatatgATAATGATGGCatattaagtcaatatatacttcataataaaatctcataaaattaagttttcttatttgatgtgtaaggaataaccaaaaattatattgagaaaatgattatttcaaaaaatcattttcatacttagtccatatttttacataaaacaattttttatgtatgatatgaatgcatgaagggacTTAAGGTCAATCTAAGTAAAAAGTCTTAGAAGTTCAATCCACAAAGAGTTTTTAGCCTTTCAAAATTGTATCTCcactaaaaaatttctaggTCCCCCAGCGTTTTGAGGGGATGTGATTACAGATTTTGAGGTGAGGTCTccacttatttttttcattcctTATTGCAAGTAAACACATGGAAAATTAGGAATGGAAATCATTATCAACATACACGTGGTTTGCTATAGTTGggcaaaataaattataattttagattttttcCCAAGTTGGCGACAATGGTGCCATTTTAGTTACGTTATCGGTGTCATGTGACGGTTtctaataacaaaaaaaacattcctTATATACATCAAAGGAGAGAATCTCCACCGCCCAGAACTCCCTTGAAATTCGGAGGTCAAACAAGTTTCTCATAATCCAACGAAGATCTGTTAACCAAATTCCTCACTTTTCTTGTATAAAAAGCAACTTTTCTCTCCTCAAATGACATCAACCCATCATTTGCCTCTTGGTCTTCTCTCTACCTTTTGAGAGAAGTGCCAAAttcagaaaaacaaacaaacaaaaaaaccctaacattCTCCTCTCTACAATGGCTCGCTCCAGCGCCGTGGTTTTGGTGATCATGGCTGCTCTGTTGGTGGCCTCAACAAGGGCACAATCCCCTGCATCGTCACCATCCAAGTCCCATGCAGCTTCTCCATCGAGCACTCCAACATCAGCTGCTCCTTCTCCGTCTAGCCATGCACCTAAGGCAGCATCTTCTGCTTCTCCATCAAGCTCTCCTAAGGCTGCATCTTCTGCTTCCCCATCAAGCTCTCCACCTTTTCCTTCTCCAGTGAGCActccaccttcttcttctccttcgaGCACCCCACCTACGGCCTCTCCTTCTCCATCGAGCACTACACCAACTACCGCTCCCTCTCCATCGAGCACTTCAACGGAGGCTGCTCCTTCTAGCAAGCCAGCTGCCAACTCTCCGCCTTCTCCTCCCTCGTCTTCCCCTGTGGCCTCTCCAGCGATTTCTCCCTCTTCGTCTGGATATGCTCCTGCACCGGCCCCTAGCGGTGCCGTTTCGAATAGGTTGGCCGTGGCCGGATCTCTTGCCAGTGGGGTTTTCGCTGCTGTCTTGGTTATGTAGAGGGGAACGGACTAAACCCTAAGccttaaatcataaaatatgtTTCAATTGTctatttattgtattttatttaaattctaTGTTGATATGaatatttcttatttgttatattcaaatttgtaGCACACTGAAATGATAAAGAGACATTCTTTTGTGTAATTACTATTTTAATAGCTTTTCTGTTACAGAACTATTTTAATGATTATAATTATCAAATTTGCCTTTGCAATATTCGTCATTtgagaatttgaatttaatgtTGTGGTTACGAATACATTATCTCTCGGTGAGACAATGGGTTGCAATTCCATGGCATAATAAGGAGATGAGGAATTTTTTCCTGTCATCGGTTACAACCATGTGTATATATCTCTTTACGAACAACTTGTTTAAACAAGACTAGTTTTCTGCCGAGGCTGATATAAAACTTTAGGCCGTTAAAATTTTCGGACACGGGTATCATCATTAGATTATGTTCTTTtggatgagtttttttttatggatcAGATGTTGAGTTGTTGATTAATGATGCCAGTACGCAAACATGATCCAAGGTGCAAgtttattatgtttttgttaattttcaatcaCATACCTTTGCATGCATAAGGGCAAATCACACACCTCTGTAATTTCTAAAAACCAGACCCCCAACTTCTATTTTATTCAGTCCAACATGGAATACTCTTAACTTTCAGATCTACTTCTTGATTTTTTGTGCAAGCCTTCTTATTATTCCAACGATTTGCCAAGATAACCTTAACCAGCCAAATGAACAATATTTTATGCTGGGAACAATAACCACATCAACACAACTGCTGCAATATTCGCAAATTGACCTGACACGACTCGTTAGCTTAATGGGTTCACTCGTTTTCAACCCGACCCATTAAGTTCAACCCAAATATTGATAATTTGATGCGAATTCGTGTCATGTTAACGGGTCGTGTGCAGTATTGTCGGGTCTAATTTCTGCACCTCACAAAGGTAAGGTCAAGGATTGAAATATCAGCCGTGCAGATAATATAGGGCCTCCAATTTACGGAAATTCCCAAGCAAATTATTACTTGTTGTACGGGACGACTTTCTTTAATTACCCAACTGGAGGATTTTCTGATGGTCGTTTGATCCCAGATTTCATaggtgaaaataaaaaataccacTCTAAAtgtgtttttccttttgtgtcCATAACATAACCGTTTTCGGTTAGAGTGTTTAGAAATACATTTGTCGTAGTGTTgggttgaaacttgaaatagACACAGAGTATTTTTAGGTTAGAACAACTTTTTTAGTGCTTCCTCTTGCAGGGGGAATTAATATGTAATAAAATTTGGTATGTGTTTTGTTAGAAAACTGCAGTAAATTAACAAAAGCATTTTTCATAGCTGAAATATAACTCATTGACTGCTCCTTGCAGCTCAGTATAAAGATGCCAAGTCATGACAGCTCATTTAGTTTGTTACACTGTTATGTTTGTTACAGCAGGTTGTTAGGGAAAGTTAGTACAGCCttggttatatatatacaccttAAATGTAAATGTAATTTAGTGAGAAAAGTAAGTAAATGAGAAGAGGATTGTTCAGTAAAACTATTCTTctgttttcctttgtttctctGGTTTCTTGTATTCTTCATGGTATCAATCGCCACTGCCTCACGGCACTTTTCGATCCTAGTCTCTTCCGCTTCTGTGCTCCGATCTCTGGTTTGATCTCTGATCTGTAAGCAATTGACTGTTActattctttttcttgattCTCTGTCTCCTTCATCTCTGATGGCGTCACCTCTTGAATCCTCCTCTCTGATTCCGTCTATCCCCACTCAGAATCCCAATTCTTCCTCTTCAAACCCTAATTCGTTCCAATCCTACACTTCTCTTACGATTCAAAACATCGGTAGCATGGTGCCGATCAAGCTCAAGCGTTCGAATTATCTGCCTTGGTGTGCTCTGTTTGCCCCAATTCTTCGTCGCTACAAGCTTCTTGGCCTTATTGATGGCACTGAGCCTTGTCCGATGCCATTTTTACCAGATCGATCACTCAATCCTGCTTACGAGAGTTGGTATGAGAAGGATCAGAATCTTCTCATCTGGTTCAATTCAACACTCTCTGAGGAAGTCATTCCGTTTACTGTTGGTGTTTCTTCGTCCAGAGATCTGTGGCTCAAACTTGAGCAGCGCTTTGGTGGTGTTTCTGATGCTCATATTCATCAGCTTCGCTCTCGTCTTCAGAGTATTCAGAAAGGCTCCCAAACAATGGCTGATTATCTGCAACAGATCAAGGAAATCTCTGATTCCCTCACTGCAGTCGGAGCTTCGGTTTCGGATCGCGATCTTATTGCTGCTACACTGGCTGGGCTTCCTGATGAGTTTGAATCTTTCATTGATTCTATCATGCTCCGTCTCTCTTCAACATCTCTTGATGAATTACATGGTTTATTACTCACAAAGGAGCTTTCCATGACTCGAAGGAAGAAAATTGCCTCCTCTGCAACCACTGAACCGTTTCATGCTCTCTCGGCCCAAGTCTCACCGCCTCTTCTTCCTACACCACCTCAGGCATTTGCTGCTCAACATCCACCGCTTCAAAACTCTTTTCGATATAATTCCAATCGTGGCAGGAACAATCAATTTTCCAACAATCGGGGCAACTATGGCAATAATCGGGGCAACTACAATTCTGGCTCTCATCGGGGCAACCACAACTCTGGCTTCCCTTCTGGTTTCAATCGTGGTCATAATTCCAACTCTCGTGGTTCCTTTTCCTCTGGTGCTCGTGTTCCTTGCCAGATCTGTGGAAATCCAAGTCATGAGGCCATAGACTGCTATGATCGCATGAATCCTGCAATTTCTGGTAAAATCCCTCCCAC includes the following:
- the LOC117622624 gene encoding vegetative cell wall protein gp1-like, coding for MARSSAVVLVIMAALLVASTRAQSPASSPSKSHAASPSSTPTSAAPSPSSHAPKAASSASPSSSPKAASSASPSSSPPFPSPVSTPPSSSPSSTPPTASPSPSSTTPTTAPSPSSTSTEAAPSSKPAANSPPSPPSSSPVASPAISPSSSGYAPAPAPSGAVSNRLAVAGSLASGVFAAVLVM